The proteins below come from a single Halictus rubicundus isolate RS-2024b chromosome 13, iyHalRubi1_principal, whole genome shotgun sequence genomic window:
- the LOC143360496 gene encoding UDP-glucosyltransferase 2-like: MSVSRAQWVLLCTLALLACCSARVDEPERKLKILAVFGHLGKSHFDVFKPLLEELGRRGHELTVISYFPRTEKAKAAEPLPNYKDVSLVTKDQELFINVVNLHNVTHPRYALFANIFGLNYMAQLACDATLKNPRVKEFLAAGEKFDLVITESFNTRCFFALFHRQDVPFIEMSTHQLMPWVYADLGFSSEASYKPSMFSRLPMPMNFGQRMWNVFADVFATVVAKTVYHWRDQSVIEKYYGSDVPNLKEMSSNASLMLVNTHFSLHGPQPYPPNVVEVGGLHISPKINPLPQDIKKFLDEAHEGVLYFNFGSMVKTSTIPEDKLTVLLNVLASLPRKVIWKWETDDLPMKPNNVLVKKWLPQFDILSE; the protein is encoded by the coding sequence ATGTCGGTTTCGCGAGCGCAATGGGTCCTCCTGTGCACCCTTGCGCTTCTCGCGTGTTGCTCGGCCCGCGTGGACGAGCCCGAACGGAAGCTGAAGATCCTCGCAGTGTTCGGTCACCTGGGTAAAAGTCACTTCGACGTGTTCAAGCCTCTGCTGGAAGAGTTAGGGCGTCGCGGTCACGAGCTGACGGTGATCTCCTACTTCCCTAGAACCGAGAAGGCCAAGGCCGCGGAGCCTCTGCCGAACTACAAGGACGTCAGCCTGGTCACGAAAGACCAGGAATTGTTCATAAACGTCGTCAACCTGCACAACGTCACACACCCGCGTTACGCACTCTTCGCGAACATCTTCGGGCTGAACTACATGGCCCAGCTGGCTTGCGACGCAACCTTGAAGAATCCTCGCGTGAAGGAGTTCCTCGCCGCTGGGGAAAAGTTCGACCTGGTGATCACGGAGAGTTTCAACACGCGTTGCTTCTTCGCTCTGTTCCATCGGCAAGACGTGCCTTTCATCGAGATGTCCACGCATCAGCTGATGCCCTGGGTATACGCCGATCTAGGCTTCTCCTCCGAGGCCAGCTACAAGCCGTCCATGTTTTCGCGGTTGCCGATGCCGATGAACTTCGGGCAGAGAATGTGGAACGTGTTCGCCGATGTGTTCGCGACTGTGGTAGCGAAAACTGTGTACCACTGGCGCGATCAGAGCGTAATAGAGAAGTACTACGGTTCTGATGTACCTAATCTGAAGGAGATGAGCAGCAACGCTTCGTTGATGCTGGTCAACACGCATTTCAGTCTTCATGGTCCTCAACCGTACCCTCCGAACGTCGTGGAGGTCGGTGGGCTTCATATTTCACCGAAAATCAATCCCCTACCCCAGGACATTAAGAAGTTCCTTGACGAGGCCCACGAAGGTGTGTTGTACTTCAATTTCGGCTCGATGGTGAAGACATCCACCATTCCCGAGGATAAATTGACTGTTCTGTTGAACGTGCTCGCTTCTTTACCAAGGAAAGTGATCTGGAAGTGGGAGACCGATGATCTGCCCATGAAACCTAACAATGTCCTTGTGAAGAAGTGGCTTCCTCAATTCGACATACTGAGTGAGTAA